A region of Paenibacillus sp. JNUCC-31 DNA encodes the following proteins:
- a CDS encoding DUF1385 domain-containing protein has translation MPQQSKPVSYGGQAVIEGVMFGGKHVNVTAVRRKDGEITYLEVPKQDKSWVMKLRRIPLLRGIVSIIDSSVKGSKHLNYSADAYADDELEPEEKAKQKEKEGSGWSLSMIIGVTAVAILSFLFGKVVLTLLPVVIENFLFKNAFDNQFLHNLLEGGIKLILLLAYLWLISQTPMIKRLFQYHGAEHKVISAHEAGEELTPDNVQKYSRLHYRCGSSFIMLTVIIGVFLYSLFTYDNLWERMGQRLLLLPIVLGISFELLKLTNSVRDVPVLRYLGYPGLWLQLLTTKEPTNEQVEVSIASFNRMRELDAKLANVSATSEVPVATFDPVKG, from the coding sequence TTGCCTCAACAATCCAAGCCTGTCAGCTACGGGGGGCAAGCTGTCATTGAGGGCGTAATGTTCGGCGGTAAACATGTCAACGTTACTGCTGTTCGAAGAAAAGACGGCGAAATTACGTATCTGGAAGTCCCAAAGCAAGACAAGTCCTGGGTCATGAAATTGCGGCGGATTCCATTACTTCGCGGGATTGTCAGCATTATAGATTCGAGTGTCAAAGGCAGTAAACATCTCAATTATTCTGCTGACGCTTATGCTGATGATGAACTTGAACCCGAAGAAAAAGCGAAGCAAAAAGAAAAAGAAGGCTCAGGTTGGAGCCTTAGCATGATTATTGGCGTCACCGCTGTAGCTATTCTTTCTTTCCTCTTCGGTAAAGTTGTGCTTACGTTGTTGCCCGTTGTCATCGAGAATTTTCTGTTCAAAAATGCATTCGACAATCAGTTTTTGCATAATTTACTGGAAGGCGGAATTAAGCTCATTCTGTTGCTTGCCTATCTGTGGCTGATTTCTCAGACTCCAATGATCAAACGTCTGTTCCAATACCACGGAGCAGAGCATAAAGTCATAAGTGCTCACGAAGCCGGAGAAGAGCTCACCCCAGATAATGTGCAGAAGTACAGCCGTCTGCATTACCGTTGCGGAAGCAGTTTTATTATGCTGACTGTCATTATCGGGGTATTCTTGTACTCGCTCTTCACATACGATAACCTATGGGAACGTATGGGGCAGCGGCTGTTGTTGTTGCCAATCGTGCTCGGTATTTCGTTCGAATTGTTGAAGTTGACCAACTCCGTACGTGACGTCCCTGTCCTGCGTTATCTTGGATACCCGGGGCTGTGGCTGCAATTGCTGACAACCAAAGAACCAACGAATGAACAGGTGGAAGTATCCATTGCTTCGTTTAACCGTATGCGTGAATTGGATGCCAAGCTTGCAAACGTATCAGCCACTTCGGAAGTTCCTGTTGCAACATTTGATCCTGTGAAAGGGTGA
- a CDS encoding patatin-like phospholipase family protein → MLVNGVFEGGGVKGISLAGAVKSAEDHGIEFNRVAGTSSGSIVAALLAAGYPAEEMKGIIENTPFASLLRRSPIFDIRWIGPAARLFLKKGLYSGEALESWIRDMLKKKGVRTFADLPPGKLLIIASDISNGNILVLPDDIKRFGIDPAKLEVAKAVRMSCSIPYFFDPVAIRRSPVLSKGLRFADQFVYIVDGALLSNFPLWLFDGERTERGGDIIPVIGFKMVGKTEGEPSRIRGPLSMLQALVETMLSAHDERYIEQINRFRTVKIPTLGIKPTEFHLSVEDSTALYQSGVTAGTEFFSGWNTKIYGEQLDKQRRELRKRQADTPPLTPV, encoded by the coding sequence GTGTTAGTTAATGGGGTATTTGAAGGTGGCGGCGTAAAAGGAATTTCGCTCGCTGGCGCCGTAAAAAGTGCTGAAGATCACGGAATCGAATTTAATCGTGTGGCGGGCACATCATCCGGCTCCATCGTAGCGGCACTGCTTGCAGCGGGATATCCAGCTGAAGAGATGAAGGGGATTATTGAGAATACACCGTTTGCCTCGTTGCTGCGGCGTTCTCCCATATTTGATATAAGGTGGATCGGCCCGGCAGCAAGACTCTTTTTGAAGAAAGGACTGTACTCTGGGGAAGCACTGGAATCGTGGATTCGTGATATGCTGAAAAAAAAGGGAGTTCGGACGTTTGCTGATCTGCCGCCAGGCAAGTTGCTAATCATCGCATCAGACATTTCCAATGGTAACATTTTGGTGCTGCCTGACGATATAAAACGTTTTGGTATAGACCCAGCGAAGCTGGAGGTAGCCAAAGCGGTACGCATGAGTTGCAGTATCCCCTATTTCTTCGATCCGGTAGCGATTCGCAGATCTCCAGTCCTGTCGAAAGGTTTACGTTTTGCAGACCAGTTTGTTTACATCGTCGATGGGGCACTGCTGAGTAACTTTCCCCTTTGGCTGTTTGACGGGGAGCGAACAGAACGGGGAGGAGATATTATCCCTGTTATCGGGTTTAAAATGGTCGGGAAAACAGAAGGTGAGCCATCGAGAATTAGAGGGCCCCTCAGTATGCTTCAGGCATTGGTTGAAACGATGCTTTCTGCACATGACGAGCGCTACATTGAACAGATCAATCGTTTCCGTACAGTGAAAATTCCCACCCTTGGCATTAAACCTACCGAATTTCATCTTTCTGTGGAAGACAGTACAGCCTTATATCAATCCGGGGTTACCGCAGGCACAGAATTTTTCAGTGGGTGGAATACCAAGATCTATGGTGAACAGCTGGATAAACAGCGACGAGAGCTAAGAAAGAGACAAGCGGATACGCCCCCTCTAACACCTGTATAA
- a CDS encoding family 10 glycosylhydrolase, whose protein sequence is MKLRKGLMLLLIFVLGLQSAGMTAQAASQKEIVIYLDGQRLESDVSPYILPKVNVTMVPLRVISEGLGASVLWSQATRTVTIKKSDSIITMTSGRQQATVDSTVVDLDASVELKQGRVMVPIRFVSENLGIQVTWNQSAQTIDLTTGNEPNPTPVTPAEPGGTGNIPNTDEMRGAWISTINGDWPSSGAKGNVEKQKLEYIQQLDTLKDMGINAVFVQVRANGDAIYPSSLVPWNSVLTGTQGKDPGYDPLAFMIEEAHKRGLEFHAWFNPFRATNSASTTGLASNHVSKLHPDWIVNASGKLYINPGIPEARQHIIDTIMEVVNQYEIDGVHLDDYFYPSNVTFNDDAAFKTYNTLNTKDRAEWRRDNINQFVKQLGESIHHVKPGVEYGISPFGVWRNKSVDLTGSDTKAGVTAYDSMNADVRTWIKQGWIDYVAPQVYWSMTLSAARYDKVVDWWANEVANTNVKLYIGHSPYKLGTPEIGWQTSQEIIDQLIYNEKYDTVKGDIFFSSQYLTKNPLGLIAKLKAYYGL, encoded by the coding sequence ATGAAGCTTCGTAAAGGATTAATGCTGCTGCTTATTTTTGTTCTAGGTCTACAATCAGCAGGTATGACGGCGCAGGCAGCCAGTCAAAAGGAAATTGTCATTTATTTGGATGGTCAACGTCTGGAATCGGATGTATCACCTTACATTTTACCGAAAGTCAATGTTACCATGGTGCCACTTCGGGTCATTAGTGAGGGACTGGGGGCGTCTGTGCTATGGTCTCAAGCTACGCGCACCGTTACAATCAAGAAATCCGATTCAATCATTACAATGACGAGTGGACGCCAGCAGGCAACGGTGGATAGTACGGTAGTGGATCTTGATGCCTCAGTCGAGTTAAAGCAGGGTCGTGTCATGGTGCCGATTCGATTTGTCAGTGAGAATCTTGGAATTCAGGTGACCTGGAACCAGTCTGCGCAGACTATTGATCTGACAACAGGAAATGAGCCGAATCCTACTCCTGTTACACCAGCAGAACCTGGAGGCACAGGAAATATACCAAATACGGATGAGATGCGAGGAGCCTGGATCTCAACCATAAACGGAGACTGGCCTTCGTCGGGTGCCAAAGGAAACGTGGAGAAACAAAAGCTGGAGTACATTCAGCAGCTTGATACGTTGAAGGACATGGGAATTAACGCCGTATTTGTTCAAGTGCGAGCCAATGGGGATGCGATCTATCCATCAAGTCTTGTGCCGTGGAACAGCGTTCTTACAGGAACACAGGGGAAAGACCCAGGGTACGATCCACTTGCATTCATGATCGAGGAAGCTCACAAACGCGGTCTTGAGTTCCATGCATGGTTCAACCCATTCCGAGCAACCAATTCGGCAAGTACAACCGGGCTCGCCTCCAATCATGTATCCAAGCTGCACCCGGACTGGATTGTGAACGCATCCGGCAAATTGTATATTAACCCGGGTATTCCAGAAGCGAGACAGCATATTATTGATACTATCATGGAAGTGGTCAATCAGTATGAGATTGATGGTGTACATCTGGACGACTATTTCTATCCGTCGAATGTCACATTCAATGATGACGCTGCGTTCAAAACATACAACACATTGAATACGAAAGATCGTGCAGAATGGCGCCGTGATAATATCAATCAATTCGTCAAGCAGCTCGGAGAAAGCATTCATCATGTGAAACCGGGCGTTGAATACGGAATTAGCCCCTTTGGAGTATGGCGTAACAAATCTGTTGACCTGACAGGTTCCGATACGAAAGCAGGGGTAACCGCTTATGATAGCATGAATGCGGATGTACGGACATGGATCAAGCAGGGGTGGATTGACTATGTTGCACCACAAGTGTACTGGAGTATGACACTCAGTGCAGCACGATATGACAAGGTGGTTGACTGGTGGGCTAATGAGGTGGCAAATACAAATGTGAAATTGTATATTGGTCACTCGCCCTATAAGCTGGGCACACCCGAAATTGGTTGGCAGACGTCACAAGAAATTATTGATCAACTGATATACAATGAGAAATATGATACAGTGAAAGGAGATATTTTCTTCAGTTCACAATACCTGACGAAAAATCCGCTCGGCTTGATCGCCAAACTAAAAGCCTATTATGGACTTTAA
- the mntR gene encoding transcriptional regulator MntR, whose product MPTPSMEDYLERIYKLIDEKGYARVSDIAEGLEVHPSSVTKMIQKLDKDEYLIYEKYRGLVLTPKGKKMGKRLMERHHLLEQFLTTIGVQEENIYQDVEGIEHHLSWDSITCIESLVEYFRQDESRLRDLKSIQDVMSNTES is encoded by the coding sequence ATGCCAACGCCCAGTATGGAAGATTATTTGGAGCGTATATACAAATTAATTGATGAAAAGGGCTATGCTCGTGTGTCTGATATAGCTGAAGGTTTGGAAGTACATCCTTCATCAGTGACGAAGATGATCCAAAAGCTGGACAAAGACGAGTACCTGATCTATGAGAAGTACCGCGGGCTGGTGCTTACGCCAAAAGGCAAAAAGATGGGCAAACGTTTGATGGAGCGCCATCATCTGCTTGAACAATTTTTGACGACCATTGGTGTTCAGGAAGAAAATATCTACCAGGATGTTGAAGGAATTGAACACCATCTCAGTTGGGATTCCATTACCTGCATTGAGTCTTTAGTTGAATACTTCCGCCAGGATGAAAGTCGATTACGTGATCTGAAAAGTATTCAGGATGTCATGAGCAATACCGAATCCTAG